Below is a window of Sulfitobacter sp. SK012 DNA.
TCGTGGCGGGGAGCCATGCCCCGCCATAACTGGGAGGAGTTACCCTTATGAAAACGAACCTTTTCACAACAGCTGCGGTGGGCGCGATCGTCGCATCCAGCCTAGCGACCTCTGCGATGGCCGATGGCCATGCGACTGAGCTGACACTTTGCTGGGCCGCTTGGGATCCTGCAAACTCACTCATCGAGTTGAGCAAGGATTTCGAAGAGCAGTCCGGCCATACGATGAATTTCGAGTTTGTGCCTTGGCCGAGCTTTGCCGACCGCATGTTGAACGAATTGAACTCTGGCGGTCAATTGTGTGACCTGATGATCGGCGACAGCCAGTGGATCGGTGGCGGCGCAGAGAATGGTCACTACGTAAAGCTGAACGAATTCTTTGATGCCAATAGCATCTCGATGGATGACTTCCTGCCTGCGACTGTAACGGGCTACGCCGAATGGCCAAAGAACACACCAAACTACTACGCGCTGCCTGCTTATGCAGACGTTGTTGGTTGGACGTACCGTAAAGACTGGTTTGATCGTCCCGAGCTTCAGACTGAATTCATGGACACATATGGCCGTAAGCTTGATGTTCCTGCATCACTGGAAGAGTTGCGCGACATTGCGGCGTTCTTCCAAGGGCGCGATATCGATGGCACAACCGTTTATGGTGCTGCGATCTACACAGAGCGTGGCTCTGAGGGCATCACAATGGGCGTCACCAACGCGCTCTATAACTACGGTTTCGAGTATGAGAACCCTGATCAGCCCTATGACCTTGAAGGTTTTGTAAACTCTGCAGGCGCGATTGCCGGACTTGAGCTATACAAAGAGCTGTACGACATTGGCACACCCCCGGGTTCGTCCAACTGGTACATGGGCGAGAACATCGATGCTTACCGCTCTGGTCAGGTCGCGATGCAGATGAATTTTGCGTTCATTTGGCCAGGTGTTGAAGCTGATGAAAACGTCGGTAACGGCAATTCCGGTTATTTCCCGAACCCAGCAGGTCCAGCAGGGCAATTTGCGCAACTTGGTGGGCAAGGTATTTCTGTTGTTGCCTACTCTGAAAAGCAAGAGGCCGCATTGGAATACATCCAGTGGTTTGCGCAACCAGCAGTTCAGCAGCGTTGGTGGGATCTCGGCGGTGCATCTGCACTACGTGCCGTTGTCGAAAACCCTGATTTCGCAACAAGCCAGCCTTATGCGCAAACCTTCCTCGACAGCATGGCTATCGTGAAGGACTTCTGGGCAGAGCCTGCTTACGCAGACCTTCTGATCCCGATGCAAGAGCGGATGCATAACTTTGTCATCGCTGGCGACGGCACCGCGAAAGAAGCTTTGGACGGTTTGGTTCGTGATTGGACCGAAGTGTTCGAGGACGAAGGCAAGCTCTAAACTTTCTCCCTGTCGGACCCCCTCTCTTCCTGACGGGTGGTCAGACAACCGCTCCAGCCGATCATCATATCGGCTGGGGCAACTTTC
It encodes the following:
- a CDS encoding ABC transporter substrate-binding protein, with amino-acid sequence MKTNLFTTAAVGAIVASSLATSAMADGHATELTLCWAAWDPANSLIELSKDFEEQSGHTMNFEFVPWPSFADRMLNELNSGGQLCDLMIGDSQWIGGGAENGHYVKLNEFFDANSISMDDFLPATVTGYAEWPKNTPNYYALPAYADVVGWTYRKDWFDRPELQTEFMDTYGRKLDVPASLEELRDIAAFFQGRDIDGTTVYGAAIYTERGSEGITMGVTNALYNYGFEYENPDQPYDLEGFVNSAGAIAGLELYKELYDIGTPPGSSNWYMGENIDAYRSGQVAMQMNFAFIWPGVEADENVGNGNSGYFPNPAGPAGQFAQLGGQGISVVAYSEKQEAALEYIQWFAQPAVQQRWWDLGGASALRAVVENPDFATSQPYAQTFLDSMAIVKDFWAEPAYADLLIPMQERMHNFVIAGDGTAKEALDGLVRDWTEVFEDEGKL